A genomic region of Nitrospirota bacterium contains the following coding sequences:
- the cobA gene encoding uroporphyrinogen-III C-methyltransferase encodes MKKGKVYLIGAGPGDIGLLTVKGLRCLRKAEAVVYDFHINAQILNYINHEAEFIYAGKRGGHHAMTQDEINQALVDKAKEGKIVCRLKGGDPFVFGRGGEEAELLHEHGIEFEIVPGISSSIAAPAYAGIPITHRKYSSSFSVITGNEDIDKSESTLNWSRIASTFDTLVFLMGIKNIGGITSKLIEHGKSPETPVAVVRWGTRPDQKTVVSTLKGIAALVKEEHIKPPAVMVVGDVVKLRDTLKWYENKPLFGHRVLVTREYTPDYEPLADLGADIFGFPTIKTVAPESYAELDKTIDKIETYTWLIFTSGNGFKFFMERFLERGRDIRDLKGLKLCAIGTKTAKTITQYGMKVDLVPDEFNAEGLVEAFIKESGSQESGARSLKGIKILLPRAEKAREVFPDKVRELGGEIDTPAAYRTIKPEKHGKRLKRFLKEGRISVATFTSAATFKNFVEIMGEDAMDLLKPAAIAAIGPVTAKAIERAGLKVTIMPKEATIKAMVDEIVSWVAGARAEK; translated from the coding sequence ATGAAAAAAGGCAAGGTCTATCTCATCGGCGCAGGCCCGGGCGATATCGGGCTTTTGACGGTCAAGGGGCTCCGCTGCCTCCGGAAGGCGGAGGCGGTCGTCTATGACTTCCACATCAACGCGCAGATACTGAACTACATCAACCACGAGGCCGAATTCATCTACGCCGGCAAGCGCGGCGGCCACCACGCCATGACCCAGGACGAGATCAACCAGGCCCTGGTCGACAAGGCAAAAGAAGGAAAGATCGTCTGCAGGCTCAAGGGCGGCGACCCCTTCGTCTTCGGCCGCGGCGGCGAGGAGGCGGAACTGCTGCACGAGCACGGCATCGAGTTCGAGATCGTGCCCGGCATCAGCTCCTCCATAGCAGCGCCCGCCTATGCCGGCATCCCGATCACCCACCGAAAATATTCGTCCTCGTTCTCGGTGATCACCGGCAACGAGGACATCGATAAGTCCGAGAGCACGCTCAACTGGTCGCGCATCGCCTCGACCTTCGACACCCTCGTCTTCCTCATGGGCATAAAGAACATAGGCGGCATTACGTCGAAGCTCATCGAGCACGGCAAGTCTCCGGAGACGCCTGTTGCCGTAGTGCGCTGGGGAACGCGGCCCGACCAGAAGACCGTCGTCAGCACCTTGAAAGGCATCGCGGCGCTCGTTAAGGAAGAGCACATCAAACCCCCTGCCGTCATGGTGGTGGGCGATGTGGTCAAACTGAGAGATACGCTCAAGTGGTACGAGAATAAACCGCTCTTCGGCCATCGCGTGCTCGTCACGAGAGAATACACGCCGGATTACGAACCGCTCGCAGACCTGGGCGCCGATATCTTCGGCTTCCCCACCATCAAGACCGTAGCGCCCGAGAGCTATGCAGAGCTCGACAAGACGATAGATAAGATAGAGACCTACACCTGGCTCATCTTCACCAGCGGCAACGGCTTCAAATTCTTCATGGAGCGTTTCCTCGAGAGGGGCCGCGACATCCGCGACCTCAAGGGCCTCAAGCTCTGCGCCATCGGCACGAAGACTGCAAAGACGATCACCCAATACGGCATGAAGGTCGATCTCGTCCCCGATGAGTTCAATGCAGAGGGACTGGTGGAAGCATTCATAAAAGAATCCGGGAGCCAGGAGTCAGGAGCCAGGAGCTTAAAGGGAATAAAAATACTGCTGCCGAGAGCGGAAAAGGCGAGAGAGGTATTTCCGGACAAAGTCCGCGAGCTCGGCGGAGAGATCGACACCCCTGCCGCCTACCGCACCATCAAGCCCGAGAAACACGGCAAGAGATTAAAACGCTTCCTCAAAGAAGGCCGCATCTCGGTCGCGACCTTCACCAGCGCCGCCACCTTCAAGAACTTCGTCGAGATCATGGGCGAAGACGCCATGGACCTCCTGAAACCCGCCGCTATTGCCGCCATAGGTCCGGTAACGGCAAAGGCCATCGAGAGAGCGGGTTTGAAAGTTACGATCATGCCCAAAGAGGCGACGATCAAAGCCATGGTGGATGAAATCGTTTCGTGGGTCGCGGGCGCTCGGGCGGAGAAGTAA
- a CDS encoding methyl-accepting chemotaxis protein: protein METAYKRKRLNYSIKKEMQVRLLLKVLSVSLASTGLMAATFYLYSNRKIGGSYRMFHIHAQNFLDYLLPAIAVSVLLTVLLAVAIALFFPHRIAGPLFRIERDLKERVGEGDLSVRFSLRKGDELTDLADAINISLEKLKQRIEDIKQPAERLEALVAQGRGDEGIAALAKEINAALGKFKL, encoded by the coding sequence ATGGAAACCGCCTACAAGAGAAAACGCCTAAACTATTCCATAAAGAAAGAGATGCAGGTGAGATTGCTGCTCAAGGTCCTCTCGGTCTCTCTGGCCAGCACCGGGCTCATGGCAGCGACATTCTATCTCTACAGCAACAGGAAGATCGGCGGAAGTTACCGGATGTTCCATATCCATGCGCAGAATTTTCTCGACTATCTCCTGCCGGCTATTGCGGTGTCCGTGCTCCTGACCGTCCTGCTCGCCGTTGCGATCGCGCTCTTCTTTCCCCACAGGATCGCAGGCCCTCTCTTCAGGATTGAAAGAGATCTTAAGGAAAGGGTCGGCGAGGGAGATCTCTCGGTGCGGTTTTCGCTGCGCAAAGGAGACGAGCTTACCGATCTGGCGGATGCGATCAACATAAGCCTCGAGAAGCTGAAGCAGCGCATCGAGGATATCAAACAGCCGGCCGAGAGGCTGGAGGCGCTCGTTGCCCAGGGGAGGGGAGATGAGGGGATCGCAGCGCTCGCAAAAGAAATAAACGCAGCGCTCGGAAAGTTCAAGCTCTAA
- a CDS encoding cytochrome c3 family protein, producing the protein MARALIFTVLLFIAALPYTMDAAGAKGPSDACNACHVFSYRYIHGAIRDCSLCHPETPSKREAARIIDPESSAAAQSHSFQKNAIAYLCPSLEDREYQMEIVLTDREGRASSPQAIPLIPAYIGEHRAPTLTEISGVTVEEIKKGILVEATISWTTDAPATTEIEYGLSNDRMSVQTLDALFTREHRAVLSGLKHKKQYRYRVVSRDIYGNSITSPEYTFDTAEGLSPRKEPRAGKEGAPALESAKVVSISGQKGLYLMLSANKPAAFRAEIRGFRQKALKHGVSAAPERYATIDVCIGCHKQDESHPVGVRADSRKTRIPQHLPTIEGGVITCVSCHDPHGGERKFFARLEFNKKLCDECHIYGL; encoded by the coding sequence ATGGCGCGAGCTCTCATATTCACGGTTCTTTTATTCATCGCGGCGCTGCCGTATACCATGGACGCGGCTGGTGCCAAAGGCCCCTCGGATGCCTGCAACGCGTGCCATGTCTTCTCTTACCGGTACATTCACGGCGCGATCCGCGACTGCTCCCTCTGCCACCCGGAGACTCCCTCGAAGAGGGAGGCAGCGAGGATCATCGATCCGGAAAGCAGCGCCGCAGCGCAGTCACACAGCTTTCAAAAAAACGCCATTGCCTATCTCTGCCCGTCACTCGAAGACCGTGAGTACCAGATGGAGATCGTCCTGACCGACAGAGAGGGGAGGGCCTCGTCTCCCCAGGCGATCCCGCTTATCCCCGCGTATATCGGTGAACACCGCGCGCCGACCCTCACGGAGATTTCAGGCGTGACCGTGGAAGAGATCAAGAAGGGCATCCTCGTGGAAGCGACCATCTCCTGGACGACCGACGCTCCTGCAACCACGGAAATCGAATACGGGCTGAGCAATGACCGGATGAGCGTCCAGACGCTGGACGCGCTCTTCACCAGGGAGCACCGGGCCGTCTTGAGCGGGCTGAAACATAAGAAACAGTACCGCTATCGCGTGGTGTCGAGGGATATCTACGGGAATAGCATCACGTCACCCGAGTACACGTTCGACACGGCGGAGGGCCTCTCGCCCCGGAAGGAGCCCAGGGCCGGAAAGGAAGGGGCTCCCGCGCTGGAAAGCGCGAAGGTAGTCAGCATAAGCGGGCAGAAGGGTCTTTACCTGATGCTCTCCGCAAACAAGCCCGCGGCCTTCAGGGCGGAGATAAGGGGATTCAGGCAGAAAGCGCTGAAGCATGGGGTCTCTGCAGCGCCCGAGCGGTATGCCACCATAGACGTGTGCATCGGATGCCACAAGCAGGACGAGTCGCACCCGGTAGGAGTGCGGGCCGATAGCAGAAAGACCAGAATTCCCCAGCATCTTCCGACGATTGAGGGCGGCGTCATTACCTGCGTGAGCTGCCATGATCCCCACGGGGGAGAGCGGAAGTTCTTTGCCCGGCTGGAGTTCAACAAAAAGCTGTGCGACGAGTGCCACATCTATGGCTTATAA